AATCTGCTGGATGGATGGCCCTTAACATAATGCAAGAAACTCTTAAGAAAGGCCTTTCTACATCCCAATCGAAAACTTAAATCTGTGCTGAATCATTGTGTTCTTACAAGCTTTGCCCCATGAATAGGTGCAATGAACCATATGAAAGAGGAAAGCCCACGTCCCACTTCAACAATTAATTTCgttatttttatcatttgcTTCCCATAACCTCACCTTCTATTAACACTTTTCACTATGAAAACCTTCGTATCAACGTTTTCTACTCCTAGTGATATACATATACCAAGAGTATGGTGCCAAAAGGGGGAGCATGACAATTGGTGCAGCTTACCAAATGCGTTTTCATCTTCAAACAGCTGGTGCCAAATGCCCCAGTCCCATTCCACAGAGAGAACacaaatcaaaagaaagaaaatttggtTTTAAAATTCACTTTTTTCCCCATATAAGTTGtttaaattttagaatattctaaCCGAAATTACTTTAAACTACTAAATGACAAACACACATGGGCGCACACGAGTGCGCACACAGATTCTCACTTCAATATCTGGCACTTGGATGGCAACATGAGACTGAACACGTTTTGTAAAGACATCAAACTTTGGTCCGAGAGCCTTTGCTGCCGGTCCCCCATCTACTCCATATTCATTGAACCTATAAAGAGGAATAAATCCCAATATCTTATAATCAAGAAACCTAAGAAATCATATCAACTAGAAATGTTAGCATTTATAACCAAGGATTGCTTCAACAAAAGCAAGCCCCTAATGATTTTCATCCAAAGAAAGGAACTTAATGATGTCACAGAGTGAATTACAAGTTTGatctaaaacaaaatgaaatcaaGCAAATTAAGATAAACTTTCCCAAAACCAGCCattgttataaaataaaaggtttAATCAGGAACTTGCTAGCAAATCATATTAACAAGTCTTGCTAAGATCTATATTATATGGCATCtccaaaaaaaaagtctaaatgGTTTCAGCGCAGGGTTTGAAGAAATTAGTGGAGAACAGAGAAACAGTTCTCTTGATCCATTCCAGAAAATAATATATCAAACACTAAGAACCATCTATTGACAGAAAGTTTGTTAAATACCAGACTTcgcttttttttaatcattattattatttccagAAATTCCTCTTATCCAAGGCACCTTAGCACAAGGAAACTGGAGAACCAAACTTATGCAGAAATTGACGGAGTCCAATACAAATTCTTCGGTTGATTCCTGTTACGTTGGTTGGTGGTAGACTTCTTGGCACAAGCTTTCAGTGTCCAGTTAGAAGAACATTTATCTTTATTATCTTATCTTGTCAGTAACGTGGATTCCAGTAGTAGTAGTTTAGTTCATCAACAATAGGCCAACGCCTATACAAACAATGTGATTGAGTCTTTATGAGATATGCAAGTATTTGAAAGTTTCCCAAACTTTTCTATGAGATGAGACTCCACCAAAGCCAGTGAGATTCTGCTTCAACCTATTGTTATTTCAGTGAGATTCTGAATTAATGTGagatttatctttattttcttctgtTCTTTACGTGTGCTGCCTCACAACCTTTCATACTAGGAACCCTAGTTCCCTCTTTGTGACCTCATCACTTAAATTCAAGCACAAATCAACTAAAAAAACAACCTTTAGACACCATCAACCGTTGTCACATTCTGCAAAAACTCATTCCATTTCTAGGCTTCTAACCACAAGTTGTACCAAATGATGTTCAAAAACTATAAAGtacatgattattttaatatatgaaaatttcaAACTACACAGAAATTGACACATTTAGCCCAATCTGTAGCTCTATAGCTTGTATATTCTGCTCCAACCAATAGTTGTTATGGAAACAAAAGCAGccaatatatttgttttaaacAGCAAACTCATCAATGCCATATCATAATTAGTAGCCCATAATGAGCTAAACTCAGTGATAATGAAGTTACCTAAACTAGGTTGGAAAATAACATTCAATTACTCAAACCCATCATTTTACTTTTCTGCCAGAAGTACTCACTGATAAAGAAAATGCAGATCTATACCATTTCACTCTTAAATGGTCAAAGACTCAATATAACAGATCCAACAAGAACAAGAACTGccaaatctaaaacaaaaaactacTCAAAACCCAGAATTATATTTGCCTAAAAGAAGACATATGCGctgaataattaataaaatcacaataatataaagaaaaaaaatgatatcgGAAGCATATGAAAGCTTAAAAAGAAACTACTTACTCTTGGTAAGCAGAGAGTATGAAAACAGAGGCGAAGAGAACTCTCCCAAGAAACGAAGCGAAAGCCATTGCCTTTTCTAcgtagagaaacagagagaggaaaTCTAGGTGAAGCCCTGAACTCTCTCTGAGTctttctctgtctctgtctctctcttaaTCGATTTCTTTACGACACGGCAAAAGAGGGGGATTTGAAAGAAACGTGAGGGGCTAGGGGTATTCTTGTCTAAATGTAAAAGTCTTTGCGTTGAAGTGCCGCAGTGGGCTGCTTTTTCGAAAGAAGCGAAACAATGGGCCGATGGGCGCGTCTGAGATTTTGAGTCTGTGCTCTGAAATGCCCTTGGCTTTCATCAAATTTACCTTTTCTCTAATTTCTTTGACAATTGGATGTAAATTAGGAAAGCTTCCATGTTAATGAAGAGTCAAATTCACATTTACTCTTTTATGGCATTTAGGGAGGTAGAAAtgcttgggatattatttttttttttttaccaagagaCGGGTATCAAAGATgatgtaaaatttatttattgaaaattatcaaaacaattaataaaaataaattgtatgGATATCAATAAATAAGCTCCACACCATCTTAGTATTCATCACTTagtaaaaaatttggtacctCAAACATTTGATGCTGATGTATACTACATTTAGTCCTATGATGAGGAGGCAATTTCAAGTTTGGGAGCACACAATATTTAAGAACAAAGTTAGGCCAATCTATTTGTCATTAATACGTGTGAGAAAGGTGGAGCCAATTTCAAGTTTGGAAGCACAATATTTAAGAACAAAGTAAATTCGATCttttaaattgacatttatcATTAATGCATGTGATTatcatatacatttttaaattgacAACTGGCATATGAGAATTACATACTCTAATtgcatatattaatttaatatccTAGGTTGGAAGGACTTCCTCCAACCCAGCTTTGAGGAaactttgttcattttttggACAGAAATTAACTGCAAAGTGGTTTGTAGCTAATTCCTACAAACCAGTCTAATAAATTGACAAGTGtcccttaacatgtgagaagcatgtGCTATTAAAATACGTGTTTCTTACCTGTTAAATGATACAAGTCACTTTATTATATTGATTTATAAGAATTACCTACAAACCAGTAGCTAATCCTTGTCCTTATTTATCTTCTCAATATTTAAGCCCTATACCCATGATTGCCATCCAAATGAGCCTCAGTCGTGAGATGGTTAATTGGTTATATTCCTTTACAAAACAATGTGACCTCTAAATACTAAAATAGTTTAAGAACAAAGTCAAGGTGTATGCATCATTGAGGTACGATATgcttataatttttgtacaactatTGCAAAACTTTAagagcttttttttaaaaaaaaataaacattgaaTATGTAAAATTCACACGTAAAAAAAacagagatatatatatatatatattaaaattatatatgagtTATACAAAgattgtaaacgtatcatatcccCGGCCTCATTAGTAATAAATGTAGCTTTAGGTACAACTCACAAGATTTTGATTTATCAAGCCATTTGGTATGTGATGTGTGCAATCAATCCATCCAAAATAACTGAATTATTAATTCCATTAAGTGATAATGTATCAAATTCTTAATCAAAGAAACGATATAGAAAATTttgactaaaaagaaaaaagtaaatatttggGGTACTAATTATTACAATCCATTACAAATTGGCATGGTAGTCTAGTACTTGGTACTGACACATTAGCTAcaactaaatttaattatttagtgactGACTCACATGGTGAGTTCCACGTGAATTGTCACATCAATATGTAAGGGATTCATTAAAAGTTATAATACCCctagcaaaactaaaaaataagtaatagaaaagagtaatgctagaggTCCACTTGTATCTCTCTTGTGTCACTAAAAATTGACATGGCTTTTAAAGTCACAATTAGATTTGAGataatcactattaaattttgatttaatagtaattttaagagccacgttAATTTTAAGATGACACAAGAGGAACCTCTAGCCTTAATTGATagaaaaactatttttgtttttagggggagggggggaaggTAActgatttattttccttttaactAAATAGCAAGTTCTACttagaaaaaaatatcttaGAAGTCCTCGATGTAtgactttttatcaaataactCCTTAAGGTTTAACTTTTATCGATTTACTCCATAAAGTTTCAAATTGTTAACAAATGCATATTTTTATCTACCTTTTGTTAAATTTATAACGGTTCTGCCGCATTATGCACAATAAAAAAGCGACATGGGtctcatttaataaaaaaagataaaattatatatatagatgagaagatgaaaaaaaaaaacagaggtgAGGAGTAGCGAGAGGGGCTTGTGTAGCTGTCCCCCACACTTGGGGTGACCCGAGCAACCACACCACccttgataatttttattttaaataataataataaaaaaagaaaaaaaatttctttttcttttttatattttttattatttttatttttattttattaaataggaCATATGTCACCTTTTGATTTGATATGTCGTGGTAACACtattaaaaatttaacggaaGGTAAATGAAGAATCtatttgataccaattgaatctttaaagaaaaattgataaaatttaaccTTAAAGATTTGATAAAAGGTCATACTTATGATGTCACCCTCtagaacatatttttttttttttccttgtactTAATACAAATTCCAATAAATGGATCAACTTATTTTCCACCCAAACCCGGGTTGAACCGATCCGCAGCTCTTGTATAAACTGAGATGGTGCTGGGCTGCTGGCTGCAGAGCCCTGAGCAGCTTTGCACTCCTAAAATACAACAGGAATCGTCAGTTAGACCAGTGTTTGTGGAAGTACATGAAATCTATATCTAACTTTAACCCTTTATCAATCCCAAAATCCCTTCATCAACCCAACCCACTAACTGATCAGAAACAAAATTTATTCGACCAGTTGAAGAAATGTTCCAGCCTAAAGAACCTGGAATCTGCGTATGCCTCTATGATCAAAACCAATGCAGACCAAGACTGTTTCTTGGTGAACCAGTATATCAGCGCATGTTCGACCTTTTCGCGCATAGATTACGCAGTTTTAGCATTTACCCAGATGGAAAATCCTAATGTTTTTGTCTATAATGCAATGATAAGAGGCTTTGTTCGTTGTTTTCACCCTAAAAAAGCTTTGGAATGTTACATAGAAATGTTGAGAGCTAAGGTTATGCCAACAAGTTATACGTTCTCCTCGTTGATTAAGGCTTGTTCCTCGGTATCGGCTTTGGGGTTTGGTGAAGCTGTACAGTGTCACATTTGGAGAAATGGGTTTAGTTCGCATGTGTTTGTTCAGACTGCTTTGATTGATTTCTATTCGAGTTTAGGTAAACTTGGTAGATCGATAcgggtgtttgatgaaatgcctgaAAAAGATGTTTTTGCATGGACTTCGATGGTTGCGGCTCACATCCGGGCTGGGGAGTTGAGTTCTGCAAGGAGATTGTTTGACGAGATGCCTGAGAGGAATACTGCAACGTGGAACACTTTGATTGATGGATATGCGAGAATGGGGAATGTGGAATCTGCGGAGTTGTTGTTCATTCAGATGCCTGAAAAGGATATAATCTCCTGGACAACCATGATCACTTGCTATTCTCAGAACAAGAAATTCAGAGAAGCATTAGAAGTATTTAGTGAAATGACAAGAAATGGGATCAGTCCTGACGAAGTTACCATGGCAACTGTTATATCAGCTTGTGCCCATATTGGAGCACTAGACCTTGGAAAGGAAATACATCTTTATGCATTGCAGAATGGATTTGATCTTGATGTTTATATTGGGTCTGCACTGATTGATATGTATGCCAAGTGTGGGAGCTTGGATAGGTCACTTTTGGTTTTCTTCAAGTTGCGGGAAAAAAACCTGTTTTGTTGGAATTCAGTAATTGAAGGGCTTGCAGTTCACGGATATGCAGATGAAGCACTAAAGATGTTTGACAGAATGGAGAGGGAGAAGGTCAAGCCAAATGGGGTTACTTTTATTAGTGTTCTAAGCGCCTGCACACATGCAGGACTAGTTGAAGAAGGCCGTAGGAGGTTTCTGAGCATGACCAATGATTATTTCATCCCTCTCGAAGTTGGACACTATGGATGCATAGTTGATCTACTGAGCAAAGCGGGTTTGCTTGAAGATGCACTCGAATTGGTTAGAAGCATGAAAAACGGATGCTGCAATCAAACTACTACGCTAATGTGCAACCGTAAAGTCGAACCCAACTCCATCATCTGGGGTGCCTTGTTGGGCGGGTGCAAGCTCCATAGGAACTTGGAGATTGCTCAACTTGCTGTTAATGAACTCTTGGTTTTAGAGCCACACAACAGTGGCTATTACAACCTGCTCGTTAACATGTATGCTGAAGTAAATAGATGGGGTGAGGTTGCAAAAACCCGGGCAGCCATGAAagatctagggatagaaaagagaTGTCCTGGATCGAGTTGGAttgaaatggagaagaagattcATCAGTTTTCCGCTTCTGATAAATCTCACCCATCTTCTAGTGAAATTCACTTGCTTCTGGCTGAATTAGATGGGCAGCTGAAGTTAGCTGGTTTTATGCCTGAACTAAAGTGGGGGGATTCAGGCTGAGCTGCTTACACCTTTTGGGATTGATGTaacaaattattttctttggggatCTTGTGAGACTTGCCCCGCTAAATATTACGAGAAATgatacatttttcaaattttttctccaaaagaTGTCCTCAAGTGATTGTTACCATCCTTtgagttttattattttggaaaatatgTTACAATTTTATGGGATGGTGACACATCACTTGTAAACcaatttttagagaaaaattttggaaagtgtagcatttctctgcTATTCTTCGTACCCCTATTTATTACACATCGGTTGatatgacgtgttttaagtggctgacataaaagataaatgctataggtacttaaacttttacgaAGGGAGACTTACAAATTGATATGAAATCTGATGTGGCgttttctcaataaaaaacTTAACAGGCATTTATCTCTTTAATGTTCACGTcagtgtacaatttttttttttttttttttcctttctttctaaaaagctggttctttctctctctctctctctctccaagcttttcattttctaaaaaaaaaaaaagaaaaaaaacaagactcatcttcctgaatcttctcCAGGCCTCTCTCTTAAATTGTGCGGCTGAGGAGATCTCTCCAAGTCGGATGATGATGCACACGCTCCTCCAGGCCGATTTTCGGTTCGGCATTATCTACTCCAACGCCGTTTCAAGCACTGTAGAGGTCAACTGCGCCGGGGAGGTGGTTAAGCACGAGCGTCTCGTTGACGACTAGTTCTTCATTATCTGCAAGGGCCAGGAACGAATCCGAGTGACCAATCTGGTTCGGACCAAGCCCTACCTATTCACCGAGGTGACGTGGTTGGAGGACTGGCCATCCAATGACGGGGAAGAGGATCTGGAGCCGTTGGCAAGCGAGGTGGAGGGGCACATGAAGGATGCGATTCGGCGCTCGAATCGGCTGGATGGGAAGCCGGAGAAGGAGGCACAGGACCTTCATTGGAACCTCTTTTTGACTCCGTTTTCGTTTTTCGTCGATAGCACATTCGAGGGCGCGCCAAGAGAGCAGCAGGCGCTACTAGAGTTGGAGGACACGGCACTGTGGCACCACCTCGCTGGTACACAGGCCattgtgcgcgcgcgcgcgagagagagagagagagagagagagaggcattgTGGTTGAGGcagaaattctttttttttttttttttttttcaagaaaatgaaaagcttGGAGAGAGAAAGAACCAGCTTTttagaaagggaaaaaaaaaatgtacattgATGTGAACAGTAAAGAGAAAACGCatgttaagttttttaattgagAAAGTTCACGTCAGATTCTACATCAGTTTGTAAGCTTCCCTTTATAGAAGTTTAAGTACATATAGCATTTCTCGACATAAAAAACCATTCAAAACAAGTCACGTCAATCAGTGTAAAATGTGTGTGATAAATAAGTGTGAAGAATATCATTACTTTATGGTTTTTGGGTTTGACACGCGGGATATTCATTGACAATTAAACGCTAGGCACCTTCATCTTGTGCCCAATTAACACTTCTTATATTCTGAAATTTTATTTGAGCTTTTGAAACAAGAAAAGTTTTTATACTCTATTAATCCCATTAAAAATGTGTGTGAAAATTataaacttaataaataaaagtaatttaatAGACCGAAAACcaatataaaagaaaactttatcttTTGAAAGGACTTGGAAAGCGATTTTGCAAGTTTTGCTAGAAttgtgattattattattattattattattttttgtgataaTAATGGGATCAATTGCATTACTCAATAAAATTATTCTCGCTCCACGAGTACAATGGCTTGGATAAGGGAAGGACACTCCCCTCTCCAAGTCTTATCTAATGACTGAGAAATTGcgtattttaaaatcacatggaCTGCCATATTAGCACCTCTCTTAACATGATGCACATCAACAGAGCTAAAGGAGGGAAAGCTAGAGACGGTCTTGGCCATATGCTTGATTACATACCTCCTCCTTCATCAAAGCCGACATCACCACCAAAGAATCCCCTTCCAAAATCACCTTTTGATATCCCCGCCTCTCTGCCAAAAGAAATTGCATGCCAAGATGCTATTGCCTCTGCCATTGGTGGGTCAACTATGAATGGGGAATTTGGTGAGCCCTTGTTGCTACAAGCCTACAACCCAACCTCCTGCATCTCTTATGACTATCCCAACTTCCATTTTCATGGCTACTTATCTACTGCCGCGTCCACGTTAATCTTCCATTTTCCATTGGGGGGGGTCTAGTCCACCAGTTAGGGATCGACATGATCACCTCTGGAGGTCTTTTTCTACTGTGAATCATGCTTTGTTATAGCTCTTGcgattaattaaaatttgacaTGTTATGACGGTAATTCATCAGGACTACTTTCTTATTTTAAGTACTGAAACTGGAAGCGAGTCTATCAAGTTCATcatgaaaaaggaaaatgcttgaAGAAATGCAACTACTATTTAACACACCCACATTTAAGGGTGTAAGATGAGCTCAGCTGTTCGTGAATTCGGCTTGATTCAGTCTTagttcgaaaaataaataagttgtTCATAAACACtataatatatttgaatattaaaCGAAACATActtgtataaactcgactcggataaacttgtataaactcatataatttcatttttacaattttttttagtattattttaattacgcaataagaacatcttaaataaaagaaaattttctttctaatatgataaatataatttaaattattgttCTGAGTTTAGTTTTAAATATTTGTCTGCATTAGTGTGTTTGTGAGCATGTGTGGATATGTGCACGCGCGTGTTTATGTGTGTGCATAATGAAgttatatacatgcatataaactcgagattaaattatttaagtttgaagttaatttatttaattaattcaaatgctaaaattttaacaataattaattaatgattagtaTAGATTTGCGAAATGTGATACAAGGTTCAATTAACTTGTTAaccatgatatttactttatataagaaataaattaattaattaaacagctTGTGATAAGCTCAAGTTCAACTCGtgttagaaataaaattaaaagaattaaacTTTTTACAAAGAGCAATGCTATCCTTTGTACCTATTTATCATACTAATTTTATGCTGTTGATATGACATTGATCaagtacttttttattttttattttttttttaagtaactaATATGAATAACAACttcaaaccacttaaaacacTAAAGTCAACGATGTGAAATAAGTGAAAAAAGCACCGGTACTTTGTTATAAGTGCAGCACATAGCTGAAGACTGAACATGTCTAAAGGGCATCACAGATTGAGCAGCACAGCAAGAATTGGCTGACagggaaaaaacaaagaattctCCTCCAATATTATATAACAATCAGCAAACGAAAAAGCATTGTTTCTTACAAGATCACATATTCACATATTAATCATACTGCAGCAGTCCGAACATAAACTACTACTCAATCCCCATATCTGTGCTCTCCTCCATTTGGTCATATTCAGGTTCTATGGTGCTATATCTCTACCTGGAATGTTCTTGAGTCAGCTTCAATGGAGTGAAGATGGAGTCAAAGACCAGCGTGATTAGAGCAGCGTGTGACAGGATAGATTACTGGCATCATTACAAAGGACAAAGTTTTTAAAACTGCGCTCTAAAAAATTCCTTTACTCAGTctattatttaaaatacatgtattttaacaatttgaaagaatgaattataaaaaattcttataacCCTGTTCGAAAAAAAACTTTGTTCGATTCCAATAGCTCCCATGTTATGGTTTCTGAAATGGGCTCAAGAACAGTTTGTAGCTATTCACCAAATTTCCAGCATAGTAGGgataattattttgataatcTTTCACTAGGCATCAAGTCATTAAATGCAAATTGTAAGATGTCTATAAACTGTATATGCAATCTATTCAAAGTAACCAAAATCATACAAGAAAAGATATCCTTTCAATTGATCATAAAGATGGAAGTTTGACGAAACCTccataacaacaaaaa
The Alnus glutinosa chromosome 14, dhAlnGlut1.1, whole genome shotgun sequence genome window above contains:
- the LOC133857671 gene encoding pentatricopeptide repeat-containing protein At1g06143; translated protein: MKSISNFNPLSIPKSLHQPNPLTDQKQNLFDQLKKCSSLKNLESAYASMIKTNADQDCFLVNQYISACSTFSRIDYAVLAFTQMENPNVFVYNAMIRGFVRCFHPKKALECYIEMLRAKVMPTSYTFSSLIKACSSVSALGFGEAVQCHIWRNGFSSHVFVQTALIDFYSSLGKLGRSIRVFDEMPEKDVFAWTSMVAAHIRAGELSSARRLFDEMPERNTATWNTLIDGYARMGNVESAELLFIQMPEKDIISWTTMITCYSQNKKFREALEVFSEMTRNGISPDEVTMATVISACAHIGALDLGKEIHLYALQNGFDLDVYIGSALIDMYAKCGSLDRSLLVFFKLREKNLFCWNSVIEGLAVHGYADEALKMFDRMEREKVKPNGVTFISVLSACTHAGLVEEGRRRFLSMTNDYFIPLEVGHYGCIVDLLSKAGLLEDALELVRSMKNGCCNQTTTLMCNRKVEPNSIIWGALLGGCKLHRNLEIAQLAVNELLVLEPHNSGYYNLLVNMYAEVNRWGEVAKTRAAMKDLGIEKRCPGSSWIEMEKKIHQFSASDKSHPSSSEIHLLLAELDGQLKLAGFMPELKWGDSG